The following are encoded together in the Sparus aurata unplaced genomic scaffold, fSpaAur1.1, whole genome shotgun sequence genome:
- the LOC115577677 gene encoding uncharacterized protein LOC115577677: MVLANNAKTLREIQVNIIGDDGVFNNVHQVSLSTLAHILKTNQLQMKQLYRVPFERNSERVKQLRHAYVERVLQTDAEEIPHEFIYIDEAGFNLTKSRRRGRNITGHRAIINVPGQRGGNITLCAAITQNGVLLRHASMGPYNTAHILTFLDQLHNILTVNQIQQMQYIVIWDKVSFHRSAQVHNWFQHNPQFSVLYLPPYSPFLNPIEQFFSAWRWKVYDLQPQAQVPLTEAMEEACDQTDAIAIQG, encoded by the exons ATGGTTCTGGCCAATAATGCAAAAACTCTCAGAGAAATTCAAGTCAACATCATTGGCGACGATGGCGTTTTCAATAATGTTCATCAGGTCTCTCTCTCAACACTGGCACACATCCTGAAAACAAATCAACttcaaatgaaacaactgtatCGAGTGCCTTTTGAGCGGAATTCGGAGAGGGTCAAACAACTGCGGCATGCATATGTGGAG AGAGTTTTACAGACTGATGCTGAAGAAATCCCACACGAGTTTATCTACATCGATGAGGCAGGGTTTAACCTCACAAAATCAagaaggagaggcagaaacatcACTGGCCACAGGGCTATAATCAACGTCCCAGGACAGCGTGGGGGTAACATCACCCTCTGCGCTGCCATTACACAGAATGGGGTCCTCCTCCGTCATGCCAGTATGGGACCTTATAACACAGCTcacattctgacatttctggaccaactgcacaacatcctcacagtgaaCCAAATACAACAGATGCAATACATTGTCATCTGGGACAAAGTATCATTCCACCGCTCTGCACAGGTCCACAACTGGTTTCAGCACAATCCTCAATTTTCTGTGCTATACCTTCCACCATACTCTCCATTTCTCAATCCAATCGAGCAGTTCTTCTCAGCGTGGCGGTGGAAGGTGTATGATCTGCAGCCCCAGGCACAAGTGCCCCTCActgaggccatggaggaggccTGTGACCAAACTGACGCCATAGCCATTCAAGGATGA
- the LOC115577676 gene encoding zinc finger protein 227-like: MSKVQTLRVFMKQRLTAAAEEIFELFERTIAEYEEELCRQRKLLDVQRQTDVQQPAGSEEVLSDPPELLHIKEEQEEVWTSQEEADIIQFTFTPLPTKGGDDDKKNRSSRPGQSLTEQMETGADGEPCGGPEPEPARTSDPVQHLHPVTDDKVSHSSELESEDASESESDDDASDSDSDDSASDSDDNAFGHETDYSCDRDETAEPQTGLNPLQNNEVHVSDVEFHSGTSTFVSSECAASFGPEGAESEGKGFSCSFCTKTFQWRCDVERHMRVHTGEKPFSCSVCGKRFTQNSTLTSHLRVHTGEKPYTCSICNTSFRVRHNLSAHMRIHTGERPFGCSVCGRGFTRKHYLKQHMIAHTNEKPISCSLCGEGFAERRDLKQHMAVHVGEKPFSCSVCGQRFAHDGNLKRHMSVHSGEKLVSCNLCDKRSPHGAQSHSTHIH, from the exons atgtctaaagtccaaacgctgagagtttttatgaagcagcgactaactgcggctgctgaagagatatttgagctgtttgaaagaacgatagcagagtacgaggaggaactgtgtcgacAACGGAAACTACTGGACGTGCAGAGACAAACAG ACGTCCAGCAGCCGGCCGGCAGCGAGGAGGTTCTGTCTGATCCACCAGAGCTGCTGCACAttaaagaggagcaggaggaggtgtggACCAGTCAGGAGGAGGCCGACATCATCCAGTTCACCTTCACTCCTCTCCCGACGAAGGGCGGCGACGATGACAAGAAAAACAGGTCCTCACGGCCCGGTCAGAGTCTGACCGAACAGATGGAGACCGGAGCTGACGGAGAGCCCTGTGGAGGACCggaaccagaaccagccaggaCCTCAGATCCAGTTCAACATTTACACCCTGTGACTGATGACAAGGTGTCGCACTCCTCTGAACTGGAGTCTGAAGACGCCTCTGAGTCTGAGAGCGATGACGACGCCTCAGACTCCGACTCTGATGACAGCGCCTCTGATTCTGACGACAACGCGTTTGGACACGAGACTGATTACAGCTGTGATCGGGACGAGACCGCAGAACCTCAGACGGGTTTAAACCCTCTGCAGAACAATGAAGTACATGTGAGTGACGTGGAGTTTCACTCCGGGACGTCGACGTTCGTCTCCTCTGAATGTGCCGCCAGCTTCGGCCCGGAGGGGGCGGAGTCTGAAGGAAAAGGCTTCAGCTGCTCCTTCTGCACGAAGACGTTTCAGTGGAGGTGTGACGTGGAGCgccacatgagagtccacacggGGGAGAAACCCTTCAGCTGCTCCGTCTGTGGGAAGAGATTCACACAAAACTCCACTTTGACCTCCCACCTGAGAGTTCATACAGGTGAGAAGCCTTACACCTGCTCCATCTGCAACACCAGCTTCAGAGTCAGACACAACCTGTCGGCCCACATGAGGATCCACACCGGGGAGAGACCGTTTGGTTGTTCCGTTTGTGGCCGAGGGTTCACGCGGAAGCATTACCTCAAACAACACATGATCGCTCACACCAACGAGAAGCCCATCAGCTGCTCGCTCTGTGGAGAAGGCTTTGCAGAGAGGAGGGACCTGAAGCAGCACATGGCCGTCCACGTCGGGGAGAAACCGTTCAGCTGCTCAGTCTGCGGTCAGAGGTTTGCACACGATGGAAATCTGAAGCGACACATGAGCGTCCACAGCGGGGAGAAACTAGTGAGCTGCAACCTGTGTGATAAACGATCCCCTCACGGCGCTCAGTCACATTCCACTCATATCCACTGA